One window from the genome of Thermus sediminis encodes:
- a CDS encoding GNAT family N-acetyltransferase — translation MDWPCFGRVVLKPFSAGLSEEEWKGLYETFRDPEVAEWNGSSPLRSPFWLFKRLVLAEAKRKDRLAFVILDERGEYLGTLELYDLTAGVEGEATLGILLRRDRWGQGYGTEAVRAALAYAFGPLGLKRVRLRTFAHNLRARRAFLKAGFREIRVGPGPKGKEDVYMEVCREDFGPEA, via the coding sequence GTGGACTGGCCCTGCTTTGGCCGCGTGGTGCTGAAGCCCTTCTCCGCGGGGCTCTCCGAGGAGGAGTGGAAGGGGCTTTACGAGACCTTCCGCGACCCCGAGGTCGCCGAGTGGAACGGCTCAAGCCCCCTGCGCTCCCCCTTTTGGCTCTTCAAGCGCCTAGTCCTGGCAGAGGCGAAACGCAAAGATCGCCTGGCCTTCGTCATTCTGGATGAGAGGGGCGAGTACCTGGGGACATTGGAGCTTTACGACCTCACTGCGGGGGTAGAGGGGGAGGCCACCCTTGGCATCCTCCTCAGGAGGGACCGTTGGGGGCAGGGCTACGGCACCGAGGCGGTGCGGGCCGCCTTGGCCTACGCCTTTGGCCCCTTAGGGCTAAAGCGGGTGAGGCTCCGCACCTTTGCCCACAACCTGAGGGCGCGCAGGGCCTTCCTAAAGGCGGGGTTTCGGGAGATCCGCGTGGGCCCTGGGCCCAAGGGCAAGGAGGACGTGTACATGGAGGTGTGCCGTGAGGATTTTGGCCCCGAGGCTTAG
- a CDS encoding polyprenyl synthetase family protein, translated as MVKPLPLEAKLAAFEKALSELVRSEVLFVQLIHRELVTAGGKRIRPRLVFLASGAIGGAPFELELALGVELLHSATLLHDDLIDEAELRRGKEAAYRRYGNAVSVLSGDFLLSRLLHVIAKTGSLELVEAFAETARVLAEGEVLQFQVAALEDHSLENYERIITAKTAALMALATEGPALLKGVGGPWREALRRFGLLYGQAFQMRDDYLDLMGSPEVLGKPVGGDVREGKATLLTLLLMERFPEVRAILKRRGREAGDLERLRDLAWKSGVAKAVEAQIRERALQAAEALDPLPDSPYKEALKELALAEGKRLA; from the coding sequence GTGGTCAAGCCCCTACCCCTCGAGGCCAAGCTCGCCGCCTTTGAAAAGGCCCTCTCGGAGCTGGTGCGCTCCGAGGTGCTCTTCGTCCAGCTCATCCACCGGGAGCTGGTGACCGCTGGGGGAAAGCGGATCCGGCCCAGGCTGGTCTTCCTGGCCTCAGGGGCCATCGGGGGAGCCCCCTTTGAGCTGGAGCTGGCCCTGGGGGTGGAGCTCCTCCACTCCGCCACCCTCCTCCACGACGACCTCATTGACGAGGCGGAGCTCAGGCGGGGAAAGGAGGCTGCCTACCGCCGCTACGGCAACGCGGTGAGCGTCCTCTCCGGGGACTTCCTCCTCTCCCGCCTCCTCCACGTGATCGCCAAGACGGGAAGCCTGGAGCTGGTGGAGGCCTTCGCCGAGACGGCCCGGGTCCTGGCCGAGGGGGAGGTCCTGCAGTTCCAGGTGGCGGCCCTCGAGGACCACTCCCTGGAAAACTACGAAAGGATCATCACCGCCAAGACCGCGGCCCTCATGGCCCTGGCCACGGAGGGGCCCGCCCTCCTGAAGGGCGTGGGGGGGCCATGGCGGGAGGCCCTGAGGCGCTTTGGCCTCCTCTACGGCCAGGCCTTCCAGATGCGGGACGACTACCTGGACCTCATGGGAAGCCCCGAGGTCCTGGGCAAGCCCGTGGGCGGGGACGTGCGGGAGGGGAAGGCCACCCTCCTCACCCTTCTCCTCATGGAGCGCTTTCCCGAGGTGAGGGCCATCCTGAAGCGGAGGGGCCGCGAGGCGGGGGACCTGGAGCGGTTGAGGGACCTAGCGTGGAAAAGCGGGGTGGCCAAGGCGGTGGAGGCCCAAATCCGCGAGAGGGCCCTCCAGGCGGCGGAGGCCTTGGACCCCCTCCCCGATTCCCCTTACAAGGAAGCCCTGAAGGAGCTGGCTTTAGCGGAGGGGAAGAGGCTCGCCTAG
- a CDS encoding Glu/Leu/Phe/Val family dehydrogenase: MKGEPLSYLGRDGGPWGIFTEQVDRVIPYLGRLAPLAEGLKRPKRILIVDVPIHLDDGTVAYFEGYRVHHNTARGPAKGGVRYHPEVTLSEVMALAAWMTIKNAAVGLPYGGGKGGIRVDPKKLSRNELERLTRRYTSEIGTLLGPDRDIPAPDVNTGEREMAWMMDTFSMNVGRTVPGVVTGKPIALGGSLGRREATGRGVFVTAAAAAAKMGLPVEGSRVILQGFGNVGSAAARAFHDHGARVIAVQDHTGTIYHEAGIDPYDLSRYVAEMGGVRGYPKAEPLPGAEFWAIPTEFLIPAALEKQITEHNAWRIQARIVAEGANGPTTPAADDILQEKGVLVVPDVIANAGGVTVSYFEWVQDFNSYFWTEEEINARLERVLRNALEAVWQVAEEKRIPLRTAAYVVAATRVLEARALRGLYP, encoded by the coding sequence ATGAAGGGCGAACCCCTTTCCTACCTGGGCAGGGACGGCGGGCCTTGGGGGATCTTCACCGAGCAGGTGGACCGGGTTATCCCCTACCTGGGGCGGCTCGCCCCTTTGGCCGAGGGCCTCAAGAGGCCCAAGCGCATCCTCATCGTGGATGTGCCCATCCACCTGGATGACGGCACCGTGGCCTACTTTGAGGGCTACCGGGTGCACCACAACACCGCCCGGGGACCGGCCAAGGGGGGGGTGCGCTACCACCCCGAGGTGACCCTCTCCGAGGTTATGGCCCTGGCTGCCTGGATGACCATTAAGAACGCCGCCGTGGGCCTGCCCTATGGCGGGGGCAAGGGAGGCATCCGGGTGGACCCCAAGAAGCTCTCCCGGAACGAGCTGGAGCGCCTCACGAGGCGCTACACCTCGGAGATCGGCACCCTTCTGGGGCCGGACCGGGACATCCCCGCCCCCGACGTGAACACCGGGGAGAGGGAGATGGCCTGGATGATGGACACCTTCTCCATGAACGTGGGCCGCACCGTCCCCGGGGTGGTGACGGGGAAGCCCATCGCCCTGGGGGGGTCCCTGGGCCGGAGGGAGGCCACAGGAAGGGGGGTCTTCGTCACCGCCGCCGCCGCCGCCGCCAAGATGGGCCTTCCCGTGGAGGGGAGCCGGGTCATCCTCCAGGGCTTCGGCAACGTGGGCAGCGCCGCCGCCCGGGCCTTCCACGACCACGGGGCCCGGGTCATCGCCGTCCAGGACCACACGGGGACCATCTACCATGAGGCGGGCATAGACCCTTATGACCTCTCGCGCTACGTGGCGGAGATGGGGGGGGTGCGGGGCTACCCCAAGGCGGAGCCCTTGCCGGGCGCCGAGTTCTGGGCCATCCCCACGGAGTTCCTCATCCCCGCTGCCTTGGAGAAGCAGATCACGGAGCACAACGCCTGGCGCATCCAGGCCCGGATCGTGGCCGAGGGGGCCAACGGCCCCACCACCCCCGCCGCCGACGACATCCTTCAGGAGAAGGGGGTCTTGGTGGTGCCCGACGTGATCGCCAACGCCGGGGGCGTGACCGTGAGCTACTTTGAGTGGGTCCAGGACTTCAACTCCTACTTCTGGACCGAGGAGGAGATCAACGCCCGCCTGGAGCGGGTCCTCAGGAACGCCCTGGAGGCGGTGTGGCAGGTGGCGGAGGAGAAGCGAATCCCCTTGCGCACCGCCGCCTACGTGGTGGCGGCCACCCGGGTCCTCGAGGCCCGCGCCCTCCGGGGCCTCTACCCTTAA
- a CDS encoding Glu/Leu/Phe/Val family dehydrogenase yields MAIPAYRPPEDPGLWNAFLERLEKTLKVAEIHPTTVEYLAHPKRLVTVSLPVVMDDGKVRVFQGFRVVHDIARGPAKGGVRLHPSVTLGQTAGLAAWMTLKAAVYDLPFGGAAGGVAVDPKLLSKRELERLVRRYTAELVNLIGPDIDILGPDVGTDQQVMAWIMDTYSMTVGSTVPGVVTGKPHALGGTAGRDDAAGYGVARVLLELARRRGLPLEGARVAVQGFGQVGGTFALHAAALGLKVVAVSTSRGAMYREEGLPVEAVLRHYEATGELPRYNLPPEELFALPVDYLVLAALEGALDEEGAKAVRAQAVLEAANFGLTPEGEAHLLGKGVLVVPDLLTGGGGLLANYLEWVQDLNMFFWSEEEVRQSFSKSVAKAVAEVCAKAEALKGDLRTGALVLALERLNEATRLRGVYP; encoded by the coding sequence ATGGCGATACCGGCATACCGCCCCCCGGAGGACCCGGGCCTCTGGAACGCTTTCCTGGAGCGGCTGGAGAAGACCCTAAAGGTGGCGGAGATCCACCCCACCACGGTGGAGTACCTGGCCCACCCCAAAAGGCTCGTTACCGTTTCCCTGCCCGTGGTCATGGACGACGGCAAGGTGCGGGTTTTCCAGGGGTTTCGGGTGGTCCACGACATCGCCCGGGGGCCGGCCAAGGGGGGGGTGCGCCTCCATCCCTCGGTGACCCTGGGGCAGACGGCGGGCCTGGCCGCCTGGATGACCCTGAAGGCCGCTGTCTATGACCTGCCCTTTGGCGGCGCGGCGGGGGGGGTGGCCGTGGACCCCAAGCTCCTCTCCAAGCGGGAGCTGGAGCGCCTGGTGCGCCGCTACACCGCCGAGCTGGTCAACCTGATCGGCCCCGACATAGACATCCTGGGACCGGACGTGGGCACGGACCAGCAGGTCATGGCCTGGATCATGGACACCTACTCCATGACCGTGGGCTCCACGGTGCCCGGGGTGGTCACGGGGAAGCCCCACGCCCTGGGGGGCACGGCGGGGCGGGATGACGCCGCGGGGTACGGGGTGGCCCGCGTCCTCTTGGAGCTCGCCCGGAGGCGGGGGTTGCCCTTGGAGGGGGCCAGGGTGGCGGTGCAGGGCTTTGGCCAGGTGGGGGGGACCTTCGCCCTCCACGCGGCGGCCTTAGGGCTTAAAGTGGTGGCGGTTTCCACCTCCCGGGGGGCCATGTACCGGGAGGAGGGGCTTCCCGTGGAGGCGGTGCTCCGCCACTACGAGGCCACCGGGGAGCTTCCCCGGTACAACCTCCCCCCAGAGGAGCTTTTCGCCCTACCCGTGGACTACCTGGTCCTGGCGGCCCTCGAGGGGGCCCTGGACGAAGAGGGGGCCAAGGCGGTGCGGGCCCAGGCGGTCCTCGAGGCCGCCAACTTCGGCCTCACTCCGGAAGGGGAGGCCCACCTCCTGGGCAAGGGGGTCCTGGTGGTGCCCGACCTCCTCACCGGGGGCGGGGGGCTTCTCGCTAACTACCTGGAGTGGGTGCAGGACCTTAACATGTTCTTCTGGAGCGAGGAGGAGGTGCGGCAGAGCTTTTCCAAGAGCGTGGCCAAGGCGGTGGCCGAGGTGTGCGCCAAGGCGGAGGCCCTAAAGGGGGACCTCCGCACCGGGGCCCTGGTCCTGGCCTTGGAGAGGCTCAACGAGGCCACGCGGCTTCGCGGCGTTTACCCCTAA